From Acinonyx jubatus isolate Ajub_Pintada_27869175 chromosome B2, VMU_Ajub_asm_v1.0, whole genome shotgun sequence, a single genomic window includes:
- the LOC106985300 gene encoding uncharacterized protein C9orf85 homolog, translating into MSSQKGNVARSRPQRHQNTFSFKNDKFDKSIQTKKINAKLHDGVCQRCKEFLEWRVKYSKYKPLSKPKKCVKCLQKAVKVSYHIMCRPCACELEVCAKCGKKEDIVIPFNKEPEKTENPESNLRSNPRSCRRNAEESDDDLDFDIDLDDTKDNQGD; encoded by the coding sequence ATGAGCTCCCAGAAAGGGAACGTGGCTCGTTCCAGGCCTCAGAGGCACCAGAATACATTTAGCTTCAAAAATGACAAGTTTGATAAGAGTATTCAGACCAAGAAAATTAATGCAAAGCTTCATGATGGAGTTTGTCAGCGCTGTAAAGAATTTCTTGAATGGCGTGTAAAATACAGCAAATATAAACCATTGTCAAAGcctaaaaaatgtgttaaatgtttacaaaaagcAGTGAAAGTTTCTTATCACATAATGTGTAGACCATGTGCCTGTGAACTTGAAGTTTGtgcaaaatgtggaaagaaagaagacattgtTATTCCGTTTAataaagaaccagaaaagacagaaaatcctGAAAGTAATCTACGTTCCAACCCTAGAAGTTGCagaagaaatgcagaagaaagTGATGATGATTTAGATTTTGATATTGATTTAGATGACACAAAAGACAATCAAGGGGATTAA